A single window of Crassostrea angulata isolate pt1a10 chromosome 8, ASM2561291v2, whole genome shotgun sequence DNA harbors:
- the LOC128158074 gene encoding deleted in malignant brain tumors 1 protein-like — MSAVTVSCLVVILTLHLTFVHGLLLDNINNQQKTTPTSSAHQDTLVFLMQEVMQIKNILQQKTREIDNLRSAVFNESSSMFLNLTKEIQALKNGSYNSNDILKLSNEIAVLKFTVENELANHLQTLSGTNMTDMFAKLTNLENAFRQFTLVLNQKVSISDLTQALTQKVSTSELVAVEQRLTTLSTQKVSTSDLTQALAHKVSTSDLAQALTQKVSTSEFAAVEQRLTTLSTKLEAQLKNITEGVNALQQGNIIPGRIRLVNGSTPWMGRVEVSYQGTWATVSSRISNLLYTFDDKAAEVVCRMLGYPTKNAAAIHENSPLYFGKGTGYVDTSLYGLHCNGDENSLYDCPHYSEEPNPYHTHKHDVGVACMDIRLVGGSSPSNGRVEVNFGEGWGTVCDDDWDDNDARVACRMLGYHGSAQGLQGSSTTGGHGFILLDHLLCTGSETSLATCKKSIEIGYHGCSHVEDARAVCHN; from the exons atgtcTGCCGTAACGGTTAGTTGTCTCGTTGTCATTCTAACTCTACATTTGACTTTTGTCCACGGACTTCTCTTGGATAACATAAACAATCAACAGAAAACAACTCCAACCAGCTCTGCGCATCAAGATACATTGGTTTTCCTTATGCAAGAAGTGATgcaaatcaaaaatattctACAACAAAAAACGAGAGAGATTGACAATCTGCGATCGGCCGTCTTCAACGAATCGTCGTCGATGTTTCTAAATTTGACGAAGGAGATACAAGCATTGAAGAACGGAAGTTACAACTCGAATGATATCTTGAAGCTGAGTAATGAAATTGCAGTGTTGAAGTTTACTGTTGAAAATGAACTAGCTAACCATCTTCAAACCTTGAGCGGTACTAACATGACAGATATGTTTGCTAAACTTACTAATCTTGAAAATGCCTTTCGCCAATTTACACTTGTCTTAAACCAAAAAGTGTCTATATCGGATTTAACACAAGCATTGACACAAAAAGTGTCTACATCGGAATTGGTCGCTGTAGAGCAACGTTTAACAACTTTGTCAACGCAAAAGGTGTCTACATCCGACTTAACACAAGCCTTGGCACATAAAGTATCTACATCCGACTTAGCACAAGCATTGACACAAAAAGTGTCTACATCTGAATTTGCCGCTGTAGAACAACGTTTAACAACTTTGTCAACCAAACTAGAGGCACAACTCAAGAACATCACGGAAGGTGTCAATGCTTTGCAACAAGGAAATATTATCCCAG GTAGAATCAGATTGGTGAACGGGTCCACACCCTGGATGGGAAGAGTAGAGGTGTCCTATCAAGGAACTTGGGCGACGGTATCTTCCAGAATATCCAATCTTTTGTACACTTTTGACGATAAGGCAGCCGAGGTCGTATGTCGAATGCTAGGATATCCGAc AAAAAACGCAGCGGCTATACACGAGAATTCTCCTCTGTATTTTGGGAAAGGTACAGGGTATGTCGACACAAGTCTTTATGGTTTACATTGCAACGGAGATGAAAATTCACTTTATGATTGTCCTCATTATTCGGAAGAGCCAAATCCATATCATACCCACAAACATGACGTCGGAGTCGCATGCA TGGACATACGTTTGGTCGGTGGATCGTCGCCATCGAATGGAAGAGTCGAGGTAAACTTTGGAGAGGGCTGGGGAACTGTGTGTGACGATGATTGGGATGACAACGATGCTCGGGTAGCGTGCAGAATGCTGGGATATCATGG GTCTGCCCAGGGCCTTCAGGGTTCATCCACCACTGGAGGACATGGTTTTATTTTGTTAGACCACCTACTGTGCACGGGAAGTGAAACCTCATTGGCAACGTGCAAGAAAAGTATCGAAATTGGTTACCATGGATGTAGTCATGTCGAGGACGCACGTGCAGTTTGCCATAATTAA
- the LOC128158076 gene encoding DNA-binding protein P3A2-like produces the protein MMNNLVSTGGSIQGSFTMTTSINSGMMSDDMSEPSSPESSFDASDLLGPGGMNDDVTAQLANSGTIGMAAAAAIASGKKHIKRPHAFETNPSIRKRQQTRLLRKLKACIEEYTTRVGQQAVVLCCTPGKSQNSNNYKVFGSQPLESVIRNCKSVVLQDLESTLAEQVPQSQDLAGMQELPPLSIDGIPTSVDKMTQAQLRTFIPEMLKFSTGRSKPGWGKVECRPVWWPGDVPWANVRSDVRTPEQKKKVSWTEALRTIVNNCYKHHGREDLLHVFEGSEQKTMLQTINNPDGTISVIQIDTTPNQVVTLQDGTQATVVHTVNQEAPQQEATHAVQTLADVAVNQQEVVTMSGMQMTPVSVEINSDTIGHRIAHINEDGHIILSGDDLGSSQGIVIPVSYTLPHSAVVSVTTFDALQTQAGLQVAMAPMTITKQEVSDDIQEEITETACDMSMEDSDDKLE, from the exons ATGATGAACAACCTGGTCTCCACTGGAGGCAGCATCCAGGGGAGCTTCACCATGACCACCTCCATCAACTCGGGGATGATGAGCGATGACATGAGTGAGCCTAGCTCGCCAGAGAGCTCGTTTGACGCGTCAGACTTGCTGGGTCCAGGCGGCATGAATGATGATGTCACTGCACAACTTGCCAATTCAG GTACTATTGGTATGGCAGCAGCCGCAGCCATTGCAAGCGGGAAAAAACACATCAAGCGTCCTCATGCGTTTGAAACAAATCCCTCCATAAGGAAGCGACAACAGACCAGACTTCTTCG GAAGTTGAAGGCCTGTATCGAGGAATACACAACACGAGTCGGACAACAAGCAGTTGTGTTGTGTTGTACCCCAGGAAAGTCCCAGAACTCCAACAACTACAAAGTGTTCGGCTCCCAGCCACTAGAGTCTGTG ATAAGGAACTGTAAGTCTGTGGTGCTACAGGACTTGGAATCCACACTGGCGGAACAAGTCCCGCAATCTCAAGACCTTGCCGGTATGCAGGAGTTACCGCCCCTGTCTATAGATGGGATCCCCACCTCTGTGGATAAAATGACTCAA gCTCAATTGAGAACTTTTATCCCAGAAATGTTAAAGTTCTCCACAGGGCGAAGCAAGCCAGGGTGGGGTAAGGTCGAGTGTCGTCCTGTCTGGTGGCCCGGAGACGTTCCCTGGGCAAACGTGCGCAGTGATGTCAGGACCCCAGAACAGAAAAAGAAG GTTTCATGGACGGAAGCCCTGCGTACAATAGTAAACAACTGCTACAAGCACCACGGAAGGGAGGATCTGCTGCATGTGTTCGAGGGCTCGGAACAGAAGACAATGTTACAGACCATAAACAACCCTGACGGAACAATCTCGGTGATACAGATAGACACCACCCCCAACCAGGTGGTGACCCTCCAGGACGGTACCCAGGCCACCGTCGTACACACG GTCAATCAGGAGGCCCCACAACAAGAGGCGACACATGCTGTCCAGACATTGGCCGATGTAGCTGTCAATCAACAGGAGGTGGTCACAATGTCGGGCATGCAGATGACCCCCGTCAGTGTGGAGATAAACTCCGACACGATTGGTCACCGTATAGCACACATAAACGAAGACGGTCACATCATACTGTCTGGGGACGACCTTGGGAGTTCACAAG GAATTGTTATACCTGTCTCATACACCCTGCCTCACTCCGCTGTGGTTTCCGTGACAACGTTCGATGCTCTACAAACCCAGGCCGGCCTCCAAGTTGCCATGGCTCCCATGACAATAACAAAACAGGAAGTATCGGATGACATTCAGGAAGAAATCACGGAGACTGCATGTGACATgtccatggaagatagcgatGATAAATTAGAGTGA
- the LOC128158094 gene encoding uncharacterized protein LOC128158094, which yields MFNRVSLETVLYFIGLLLLSHIHGSRGNCTVEKPGTFPYFFGRTDDECIDRVKRAALSPQRLSHKNGNHMWIQYRGIFFEFGVGKSRDAHVSSSPYGHGECASQIESLPAGYSILSVECLEKCAKNYSKRFGLFNDMYRRVHPFVNMMSRILCLPSCPEWCIA from the exons ATGTTCAACAGAGTCAGTTTAGAG ACTGTCCTTTACTTCATCGGTTTACTACTGTTGTCTCACATTCACGGCTCCCGAGGGAATTGTACTG TTGAAAAGCCAGGCACGTTTCCGTATTTCTTCGGAAGAACAGACGACGAGTGCATTGACAGAGTAAAAAGGGCGGCGCTTTCACCTCAAAGGTTGTCTCACAAGAATGGAAACCACATGTGGATACAATACCGAGGAATCTTCTTCGAATTCGGTGTCGGAAAATCACGTGATGCTCACGTGAGCTCAAGTCCTTACGGTCATGGTGAATGCGCAAGTCAGATCGAGTCACTTCCGGCTGGTTACAGCATTCTCAGCGTGGAATGTCTGGAAAAGTGTGCCAAGAATTACTCGAAACGATTCGGCCTTTTCAATGACATGTACAGGCGTGTCCACCCTTTCGTTAACATGATGTCACGTATCTTATGTTTACCATCGTGCCCTGAATGGTGCATTGCATAA
- the LOC128158087 gene encoding L-rhamnose-binding lectin CSL1-like, with the protein MGSEKLLGSLLLISLAVLCEGYITIPHSCPPGKHVFTNCTDPCAFNGSITLCESKPDSQCIPDYCGACVTRFYDDAGKEIRCELESGIICEQKTHTISCSSGLGIRMTEANFGRTSKEKCRHPYNLERLHNATDCKSPHSLGVMQKLCDGRQSCTVTVENEMFGADPCHGIYKYLEFDFKCVSAKEVNSSQRNEGGLLFMTVLLLTWKAFGIS; encoded by the exons ATGGGATCGGAGAAACTTCTGGGCAGCCTTTTATTGATTTCTCTGGCAGTACTTTGTGAAGGATATATAACAATACCAC acagctgtccacCAGGGAAGCATGTCTTCACTAACTGCACCGACCCCTGTGCATTTAATGGATCCATCACTCTATGCGAGTCTAAACCAGACAGCCAGTGTATTCCCGACTATTGCGGCGCATGCGTGACTCGTTTCTATGACGATGCGGGAAAAGAAATTCGCTGCGAACTAG AATCCGGCATTATCTGCGAACAGAAAACGCACACCATCAGCTGCTCGAGCGGACTCGGAATACGCATGACGGAAGCCAACTTTGGACGGACATCCAAGGAGAAGTGTCGCCACCCCTACAACCTAGAGCGTCTCCATAACGCCACGGACTGTAAGTCCCCCCACTCCCTGGGGGTCATGCAGAAGCTGTGTGACGGGCGACAGAGCTGTACCGTCACCGTGGAGAACGAGATGTTTGGCGCGGACCCCTGCCACGGAATCTACAAATACTTGGAGTTTGACTTCAAATGCGTCTCTGCCA AGGAAGTCAATTCCAGCCAAAGAAATGAAGGGGGTCTCCTATTTATGACTGTTTTACTTTTGACGTGGAAAGCCTTTGGAATATCTTAA
- the LOC128158080 gene encoding cystinosin homolog, which yields MGNRTQDGGLLQQNCRPEWPPWTCVAANVCGLCSTTLWFLVLLPQVWKNFRRKSVVGLSILWATANFTASLVNLCFVYGYAKIPLYGRINSVYMPILEFTILVQFWIYGDHYNKRHKIAYLIFCVCMWTTLLSLNLGLKLFPYIQWVAIGLWCVETFPQVFLNFKLRSTMGQSTRSVIIASIGKMTDFLSTYGLLMPIQYVVMIYFSSSVNYVNVIQVVWFHGRKPNFSRDEPPETVQYNEFRDGEADESSTAETNLLCSSNSGQPSLDFKTKRTIQYSLITLFTCFLGLFAYGIVWATDSYYAIFAPCTLVAVTVFAFLLYNRAWPSDSVV from the exons ATGGGTAACCGTACCCAGGACGGTGGTCTCCTGCAGCAGAACTGTCGCCCGGAGTGGCCACCGTGGACCTGTGTGGCTGCCAACGTCTGTGGCCTCTGCAGCACCACCTTGTGGTTCCTTGTTCTGCTTCCTCAGGTCTGGAAGAATTTCCGTCGGAAATCCGTCGTCGGTTTAAGCATCCTATGGGCCACTGCCAATTTCACAGCCTCCCTGGTGAACTTGTGCTTCGTCTACGGGTATGCTAAGATACCGCTTTACGGAAGAATTAACTCGGTCTACATGCCTATTCTGGAGTTTACGATTCTGGTCCAGTTTTGGATTTACGGGGACCATTACAATAAGAGACACAAAATAGCTTACCTGATattttgtgtgtgtatgtggACGACCCTTCTGTCTCTTAATCTGGGACTCAAACTTTTCCCTTACATTCAATGGGTAGCTATAGGACTGTGGTGTGTTGAAACGTTTCCACAG gtTTTCCTCAACTTCAAGCTAAGATCAACAATGGGACAATCTACCCGCTCTGTAATCATAGCATCCATTGGCAAAATGACGGACTTTCTATCAACATACGGGTTACTGATGCCCATTCAATACGTCGTCATGATCTACTTCTCCAGTAGCGTCAATTACGTTAACGTCATTCAGGTTGTCTGGTTTCACGGCAGAAAACCGAACTTCAGTCGCGATGAACCCCCGGAAACTGTTCAGTATAATGAGTTCCGAGATGGCGAGGCCGATGAAAGCAGCACTGCAGAAACAAATTTATTATGTTCTTCGAATTCAGGACAACCTAGCCTCGATTTCAAAACGAAGCGAACAATTCAATATTCTCTAATAACATTGTTTACCTGTTTCTTGGGACTTTTTGCGTACGGCATCGTGTGGGCCACTGATTCCTATTACGCAATATTTGCTCCCTGCACGCTTGTTGCTGTCACAGTGTTTGCTTTCTTGTTGTATAATCGTGCATGGCCTTCTGATTCAGTGGTCTAG